In one window of Oleidesulfovibrio alaskensis DSM 16109 DNA:
- a CDS encoding DUF2635 domain-containing protein: protein MLVQAVRGVRVPAEDTPRRHIDDSAPVEVPDTAYYRRRMADGDLVEVADVKSAASVPKTVSKEARRGKS from the coding sequence ATGCTTGTACAGGCAGTCCGAGGCGTGCGTGTTCCCGCGGAAGATACCCCGCGCCGCCACATAGACGACAGTGCACCGGTGGAGGTGCCCGATACAGCGTACTATCGCCGCCGCATGGCGGATGGCGATCTGGTGGAAGTTGCAGATGTCAAATCCGCCGCTTCCGTCCCCAAAACCGTCAGCAAGGAGGCCCGCCGTGGCAAGTCCTAA
- a CDS encoding phage tail sheath subtilisin-like domain-containing protein: MASPNVSFDTLPASIRKPGKYIEFNTRLAVRTLPANTQRVLIVAQSTAQGAQPAGQPVAVFSDDEARILFGTGSIAHAMVKAAIVSNPYLQIDVLPVADDAAGIAASGTVTVTGTAASAGVVSLAVADSSVRIAVAKGDAAAAVAAALAAAVNARAELPVTATAQTGTVTLTARNKGTLGNRIPLALSETADGVAAEIAAMSGGQADPDITAALAAVFGGGHHIIVSPYTDQENLTALRTHLDAVSHALEQRGAIGVCGLTGTLAQATTLAGQINSGRITMALLPGTESTSWQVAAAYAAQIAGEEDPARPLNTLPLTGIVAPPVPRRLSRMEQETALHNGITPLEVAPGEIVRIVRSVSTYTLDPQGIDDIALLDVTTIRTLDYVRKAVRERISLRFPREKLSARTAPKVRSEILDVLVKMEELEIVEEVEANKSGVIVERDSQDPNRLNAKIPVDVVNGLHVFAGRIDLLL, from the coding sequence GTGGCAAGTCCTAACGTCAGTTTCGACACCTTGCCCGCTTCCATCCGCAAGCCGGGCAAGTACATAGAGTTTAACACCCGTCTTGCTGTACGCACGCTGCCGGCCAACACGCAGCGCGTGCTTATTGTGGCGCAAAGTACGGCACAGGGTGCCCAGCCCGCCGGTCAGCCCGTGGCCGTGTTTTCAGATGATGAAGCCCGCATTCTGTTCGGCACCGGCAGCATTGCCCACGCCATGGTAAAAGCGGCCATTGTCAGCAACCCGTACCTGCAGATCGATGTGCTGCCTGTTGCCGATGATGCCGCCGGTATTGCCGCCAGCGGTACGGTTACTGTCACGGGCACAGCCGCCAGTGCGGGCGTTGTCAGTCTGGCTGTGGCCGACAGCAGTGTACGCATTGCCGTGGCAAAAGGTGATGCCGCTGCCGCCGTGGCCGCCGCGTTGGCAGCGGCCGTCAACGCACGTGCGGAACTGCCCGTAACGGCCACCGCGCAGACAGGCACCGTCACCCTGACAGCCCGCAACAAAGGCACGCTGGGCAACCGTATTCCGCTGGCCCTCAGCGAGACTGCAGACGGAGTGGCAGCGGAAATCGCGGCCATGAGCGGCGGTCAGGCCGACCCCGATATCACCGCTGCACTGGCTGCCGTATTCGGCGGGGGGCACCACATCATTGTCAGCCCCTACACGGATCAGGAAAACCTGACAGCCTTGCGCACGCACCTTGATGCCGTTTCCCACGCACTGGAACAGCGCGGCGCCATAGGTGTGTGCGGCCTTACCGGCACTCTGGCACAGGCCACCACGCTGGCCGGCCAGATTAACTCCGGCCGTATAACCATGGCCCTGCTGCCCGGTACGGAAAGTACTTCATGGCAAGTGGCAGCGGCCTATGCCGCGCAGATTGCGGGAGAAGAAGACCCCGCGCGGCCCCTCAACACCTTGCCGCTTACCGGCATTGTTGCGCCGCCTGTGCCGCGGCGCCTCAGCCGTATGGAGCAGGAAACAGCCCTGCATAACGGCATCACCCCGCTGGAAGTGGCGCCGGGTGAAATCGTGCGCATTGTACGCAGCGTCAGCACGTATACGCTGGACCCCCAGGGCATAGACGACATCGCACTGCTTGATGTGACCACCATCCGTACCCTTGACTATGTGCGCAAGGCCGTGCGCGAACGCATCAGTCTGCGCTTTCCGCGTGAAAAGCTGTCCGCCCGCACAGCGCCCAAAGTGCGCAGCGAGATTCTGGACGTGCTGGTCAAGATGGAAGAGCTGGAAATTGTGGAGGAAGTGGAAGCCAACAAGTCCGGCGTCATCGTGGAACGCGATAGTCAGGACCCCAACAGGCTTAACGCCAAAATTCCGGTGGACGTGGTCAACGGCCTGCATGTGTTTGCCGGACGCATCGACCTACTGCTGTAA
- a CDS encoding phage tail tape measure protein — MSGMDVQIALRLRDNMSTQARRALDEVARGAGKASDAAHTLARATASADRQGFSRLVHGLRTVDSLSRRAENSMKALGRTAAGVARSTAQLGAGLAAGAYVGQRALARPVDFELRMARMANTAYADRDAAGRSAGMAELAKVVDMAARLGGNREQAAEALDAMLASGALETGVAMRLLPVLQRYAQASGAASTELADIVIRGVQQGFFSPDQAPAALDKAIVAGQQGGFELKDMARWLPQMMASAQGMKGMAGYERLLASAQASAITAGSKDQAGNNLVNLLAKMNSQDAQRNFEKFGIDLAGSLAAARDKGALPLDTFIRLLETRIVAGDKRFAALQQRAAGEKGPERTAILNDMADILQAGAVGQIVQDRQALMALVAEMSQKKYIADVQAAMQNASGAGGTSYDVVSETIMFKLQRLMTEVEIAYSAVLESIKTPLASIVDTAVKTAKSFPKLTFVVTGAATAIAMFGATAAAMSGWNMLTGRGGGGALRGGRASGVAGMVRAVGRQGKGAVKSLGRIFGRGGAPLALAATAADIITTEASGDLTRNEKNAAHVGTAGGLAGALAGGKAGAAMGGAIGTFFAPGVGTAIGAGVGGLIGAGFGAWGGQSLGDMLGNLIFSDDSTTTVHTHINIDGRELASAVESVQLRNARRH, encoded by the coding sequence ATGTCCGGTATGGATGTACAGATAGCCTTGCGCCTGCGGGACAATATGAGCACGCAGGCAAGGCGTGCCCTTGACGAGGTTGCGCGCGGCGCAGGCAAGGCTTCTGACGCGGCACATACGCTTGCACGGGCCACAGCTTCAGCAGACAGGCAGGGCTTTTCGCGTCTTGTACACGGCCTGCGCACGGTGGACAGCCTGAGCCGCAGGGCGGAAAACAGCATGAAAGCTCTGGGCCGCACCGCTGCCGGTGTGGCCCGGTCCACCGCACAGCTGGGTGCAGGGCTGGCCGCCGGAGCCTATGTCGGGCAGCGGGCACTGGCCCGGCCCGTAGATTTTGAACTGCGCATGGCCCGTATGGCAAACACGGCGTATGCAGACCGCGATGCCGCAGGACGCAGTGCGGGCATGGCGGAATTGGCAAAAGTCGTGGATATGGCCGCCCGGCTGGGCGGCAACCGCGAACAGGCTGCTGAGGCACTGGACGCCATGCTGGCGTCCGGTGCTCTGGAAACCGGTGTGGCCATGCGTCTGCTGCCGGTGCTGCAGCGATACGCACAGGCCTCCGGCGCGGCCTCTACAGAGCTGGCAGACATTGTCATCCGCGGTGTCCAACAGGGCTTTTTTTCACCCGATCAGGCACCGGCAGCACTGGATAAAGCCATTGTGGCAGGTCAGCAGGGCGGGTTCGAGCTGAAAGACATGGCCCGCTGGCTGCCCCAGATGATGGCCAGCGCTCAGGGCATGAAAGGCATGGCCGGTTATGAACGTCTGCTGGCATCAGCGCAGGCATCGGCCATTACCGCCGGCAGCAAAGATCAGGCGGGCAACAACCTGGTCAACCTGCTGGCCAAGATGAACAGCCAGGACGCCCAGCGGAATTTTGAAAAATTCGGTATCGACCTTGCCGGTAGCCTTGCCGCAGCCCGAGATAAGGGTGCTCTGCCTTTGGATACTTTTATTCGCCTGCTGGAAACCCGCATTGTTGCCGGTGATAAACGCTTTGCCGCCCTGCAGCAGCGCGCCGCCGGAGAAAAAGGACCGGAGCGGACAGCCATACTCAACGACATGGCAGACATACTGCAGGCCGGAGCGGTCGGCCAGATAGTGCAGGACAGGCAAGCCCTGATGGCTCTGGTGGCTGAAATGTCGCAGAAAAAGTACATCGCAGATGTGCAAGCTGCCATGCAGAACGCATCAGGAGCCGGAGGGACTTCATACGATGTTGTTTCTGAAACAATCATGTTTAAACTTCAAAGACTGATGACAGAGGTGGAGATAGCGTATTCTGCTGTGCTGGAATCCATAAAAACCCCTCTCGCCTCTATCGTTGATACAGCTGTAAAAACGGCGAAAAGTTTTCCTAAACTCACATTTGTTGTTACCGGTGCGGCCACTGCAATCGCCATGTTTGGTGCCACCGCTGCCGCAATGAGCGGCTGGAACATGCTTACCGGCCGCGGCGGGGGCGGTGCCCTGCGCGGAGGCCGTGCTAGCGGTGTTGCCGGTATGGTGCGCGCTGTGGGCAGGCAAGGCAAAGGGGCGGTAAAATCACTCGGCAGGATTTTCGGGCGGGGCGGCGCCCCGCTTGCCCTTGCTGCGACCGCAGCCGATATCATTACCACAGAAGCCAGTGGCGATCTGACCCGCAACGAGAAAAATGCAGCCCACGTGGGCACTGCCGGAGGCCTTGCAGGAGCGCTGGCCGGAGGTAAAGCGGGTGCTGCGATGGGTGGAGCCATCGGAACATTTTTTGCGCCCGGAGTAGGTACCGCCATAGGTGCCGGTGTGGGCGGGCTGATTGGTGCAGGTTTTGGCGCGTGGGGGGGCCAGAGCCTCGGCGATATGCTGGGCAATCTTATTTTTTCCGACGATTCCACCACCACGGTACACACCCATATCAATATAGATGGCCGCGAACTGGCCAGCGCGGTTGAATCTGTGCAGCTGCGTAATGCACGCAGGCACTAG